Part of the Virgibacillus necropolis genome, CATATAACTAGTTTACGTGAATCTACAAATATCTCTGTGCTTGGCGGGGTTAGGTTTAAATATCAACCTTATTTATCTGGTAGATCTTTGGAAGAGGATCTCCACATAGGAATGGATCGATGTGACTCGATGGTCGTTACGGGTAAAGGAACTGGGATAGAGACGGATTTAAATAAAATCAATCAGTTCCGTGACATTATGGGTTCTAATTTTCCGTTAATTGTCGGCGCTGGTTTAACAGTAGAAAACTGTGCTGCTCAGATTTCTCTTGCAGACGCTGCTATAGTGGGTAGTTATCTTAAGGATACTGGTAATGACGATGGGAATGTTAGTTTGAAAAATGCCAAAGCGTTTATGAATGAAGTGGAAAGGTTAAGAAAAATGTATAACCTTAATTAGTAATATAGGGGATGTATGTATTGAAAATTAAAGTTATTCCTGTTTCATCTGTCGATTTCTTGAAGTTTGGCAGATATTATAACATGAAGGATGGGACCAAAGATACTGCGATTACAAAGGGAAAGAGTTTTACTGATGTACGAACAATATCTCCATTGATTAATTCCATCGGGAACCTAGGTTTTACTCTTGGATCAAAACTACCATCTAAGACATATAAGATGGAAAGACATCTTCACACGCAAGAGGCACTTTTTTGTCTTTCTGATTCGATGATTATCACAATTGCAATTGGTAGTGGAAATGAACATCCGCTTGCATCCGACGTGGAAGCTTTCATTTTGTCACCTGGAGAAGTAGTTGTATTAAATAAGGGTGTTTGGCATGATGCCTGCCATGGAGTTGGAAAAGCGGTGTACTACTATTGGATGGCTACCGAGCGTGAAGATGTGGAAGATGAATGGGTTGATATAAGCCCCGGGC contains:
- a CDS encoding BtpA/SgcQ family protein; this encodes MKHKRNFLDLFEVEKPILAMIHLKGDNDEERLKIAKCEIDLLIESGVDGLIVENYFGSVANVEEVLKYLHKERNNIVYGVNVLGDYKSAFELADCYGVKYIQIDSVAGHLNSADDSRFHKHITSLRESTNISVLGGVRFKYQPYLSGRSLEEDLHIGMDRCDSMVVTGKGTGIETDLNKINQFRDIMGSNFPLIVGAGLTVENCAAQISLADAAIVGSYLKDTGNDDGNVSLKNAKAFMNEVERLRKMYNLN
- a CDS encoding ureidoglycolate lyase; this translates as MKIKVIPVSSVDFLKFGRYYNMKDGTKDTAITKGKSFTDVRTISPLINSIGNLGFTLGSKLPSKTYKMERHLHTQEALFCLSDSMIITIAIGSGNEHPLASDVEAFILSPGEVVVLNKGVWHDACHGVGKAVYYYWMATEREDVEDEWVDISPGPVEVYI